The following proteins come from a genomic window of Metarhizium brunneum chromosome 2, complete sequence:
- the fma1_0 gene encoding Methionine aminopeptidase 1 produces MVESSKMKCLGADCENDAGTLQCPTCLKVGLNDSYFCTQDCFKRNWNQHKTVHKIAQGKTQNGTLHNIIPPSPKVVSKCNEVARFYNPFPSYAFTGSVRPVYPLSPMRTVPKSIPHPDWSVTGIPKAERRLNRSKIDLLDAKGQEAMRKVCRLAREVLDIVAAELKPGITTDYLDEVCHNACVERKSYPSPLNYNHFPKSLCTSPNEVVCHGIPDQRILLDGDILNLDISLYHEGYHADLNETYYVGDRAKTDPDSVRVVETTRECLDMAIALVKPGTPIRDFGAVIEKHAKSRNCTVVATWGGHGINTEFHPPPWIPHYAKNKAVGVCKPGMTFTIEPILALGKSREVYWPDNWTNVTVDGKRTAQFEHTMLVTETGVEVLTARKENSPGGPIPMPATPNDTAKTNGATHA; encoded by the exons ATGGTCGAGTCATCCAAGATGAAGTGCCTCGGAGCAGACTGCGAAAACGATGCTGGAACGTTACAGTGCCCAACTTGCCTGAAGGTGGGCTTGAACGACAGCTATTTTTGCACTCAAGATTGCTTCAAGAGAAATTGG AACCAACATAAGACGGTACACAAGATAGCACAAGGCAAGACACAAAATGGTACCCTCCACAACATCattcccccctccccaaagGTTGTCTCTAAATGCAATGAAGTTGCTCGATTTTACAATCCTTTCCCATCTTATGCCTTCACTGGCTCCGTCCGACCTGTCTATCCGCTCTCTCCGATGCGAACCGTGCCCAAGTCGATACCGCACCCGGACTGGTCTGTGACTGGCATCCCAAAGGCCGAACGACGCTTGAATAGGTCAAAAATCGACTTGCTAGACGCCAAAGGACAGGAAGCAATGCGCAAGGTTTGTAGATTAGCTCGAGAAGTACTTGACATAGTCGCCGCAGAGCTCAAGCCAGGCATTACCACGGATTATCTCGACGAGGTCTGCCACAACGCCTGTGTAGAACGGAAA TCGTATCCTTCTCCCTTGAATTACAATCACTTCCCTAAATCATTGTGTACTTCTCCGAATGAAGTTGTTTGTCACGGAATACCCGATCAGCGGATCCTTCTGGATGGTGATATCCTAAATCTCGACATCTCACTATACCACGAGGGCTATCACGCCGATCTAAACGAAACGTATTATGTAGGGGATCGAGCCAAGACGGACCCCGACTCGGTCAGAGTAGTGGAGACGACTCGAGAATGCTTAGACATGGCAATTGCACTCGTCAAGCCCGGTACACCAATACGAGATTTTGGTGCCGTCATCGAGAAGCATGCCAAATCCAGAAACTGCACTGTAGTCGCGACCTGgggtggccatggcatcaacaCCGAGTTCCACCCCCCGCCGTGGATACCTCACTATGCTAAGAACAAGGCAGTTGGGGTGTGCAAACCCGGAATGACCTTCACCATTGAGCCCATACTCGCGCTGGGCAAATCTCGGGAAGTGTACTGGCCAGATAACTGGACAAACGTCACTGTGGATGGTAAACGGACTGCTCAATTTG AGCACACCATGTTGGTCACTGAAACAGGCGTCGAGGTCTTGACcgcaagaaaagaaaattcTCCAGGCGGCCCAATACCAATGCCGGCGACTCCAAACGACACAGCAAAGACCAATGGCGCAACCCACGCATAG
- the ACSS3_0 gene encoding Acyl-CoA synthetase short-chain family member 3: protein MEQSLPVQSHLQDEMLLESLKNPEDFWARQAEHLYWHKKPEATLRMSQRKLQTGEVHPTWEWFSGGEISTCYNCLDRHVAAGNGDRVAIYYDSPATDTKETYSYNNLLGEVEALAGVLRQQNVRKGDVVMLYMPMIPAALIGMLAVNRLGAIHAVVFGGFAANALAQRIDSCKPVILLTASCGIVGNRPPIAYRPLVEEAIGLSSHKPGRIVVWEREQLPWGTTSDNYISWQGAVRKAKARGVKADCVAVNSNDPIYIIHTSGTTGTPKGVPRDAGGHAVGLHFSISYIFNIHQGDVAFTASDIGWVVGHSYILYAPLLAGASTVLYEGKPVGTPDASAFWRVVAEYKVNTMFTAPTALRAIKRDDPNNHFLSKIGEAGGLRSLRALFLAGERSEPSLISMYQGLLDKYGAPSSSHVIDNWWSTEAGSPITSRVLNPHAALDRESSVRNYSPLRIQPGSAGKPMPGFNIRVVDEQGDEVQRGLMGNIVLGLPLAPTAFRTLWADKERFYYSYLRRFNGKFLDTGDAGWINDEGYVYVMSRNDDVLNVSAYRLSTGSIEQAISSHPLVAECCVVGVPDELKGQLPFAFITLSTASHPESAIPDAKISLEIQSLVRRQVGAFASLGGIIQGKGMIPKTRSGKTLRRVLRELVENAVYGEFAKAVVVPGTVEDAVAVDVARFKIKEYFEKSGSKHKPIESRETRRTS, encoded by the exons ATGGAACAGTCATTGCCCGTACAGTCGCATCTCCAAGATGAAATGCTACTAGAGAGCTTGAAGAACCCAGAGGACTTCTGGGCTCGCCAAGCCGAGCACCTTTACTGGCACAAGAAGCCCGAAGCCACGCTGCGAATGTCACAGAGAAAGCTGCAAACAGGCGAGGTTCATCCGACTTGGGAGTGGTTCTCTGGCGGCGAGATATCAACGTGCTATAACTGCCTTGACAGACATGTAGCTGCAGGCAACGGAGACCGGGTGGCTATTTACTACGACAGTCCGGCTACAGACACAAAAGAGACctatagctataataatcTCCTCGGCGAAGTTGAAGCCCTAGCTGGGGTACTCAGGCAACAAAATGTCAGAAAGGGTGATGTGGTGATGCTGTATA TGCCCATGATCCCAGCGGCTCTAATCGGAATGCTGGCAGTTAACCGTCTCGGAGCCATCCACGCCGTCGTATTTGGCGGCTTTGCAGCAAATGCCCTTGCTCAACGCATTGACTCCTGCAAACCCGTGATTCTGCTGACTGCCTCATGTGGCATCGTCGGGAACAGACCTCCCATTGCGTATCGAccgctggtggaggaggcaATTGGCCTGTCGTCTCATAAACCGGGGCGTATTGTGGTTTGGGAGCGAGAACAATTACCGTGGG GGACGACCAGCGACAACTACATCTCATGGCAAGGCGCGGTGAGGAAGGCAAAGGCGCGCGGCGTCAAGGCGGACTGCGTAGCAGTAAACAGCAATGATCCCATATACATCATCCACACCTCTGGAACGACTGGGACTCCCAAGGGAGTACCGCGCGATGCGGGTGGCCACGCGGTGGGATTGCATTTTTCCATCAGCTACATCTTCAACATCCACCAAGGAGATGTCGCCTTTACAGCTTCAGATATTGGCTGGGTGGTGGGACATTCCTACATCCTGTACGCACCGTTGCTTGCGGGAGCTTCCACTGTCTTATATGAAGGCAAGCCAGTCGGAACGCCTGATGCATCCGCCTTTTGGCGCGTGGTGGCAGAATACAAAGTCAACACAATGTTCACTGCGCCGACTGCACTGCGAGCCATTAAACGCGACGATCCTAATAACCATTTCCTCTCTAAAATTGGCGAGGCCGGGGGCCTACGATCACTTCGGGCGCTCTTCCTTGCCGGCGAGCGTTCAGAGCCCAGTTTAATATCCATGTACCAAGGGCTCCTCGATAAATATGGCGCACCCTCTTCCTCTCACGTCATTGACAACTGGTGGTCAACAGAAGCAGGATCACCTATAACGAGCAGAGTTCTTAACCCGCACGCCGCGCTAGATCGTGAATCTAGCGTACGGAATTACAGCCCTCTACGTATTCAACCTGGGAGTGCTGGCAAGCCGATGCCGGGATTTAATATTCGTGTCGTGGATGAGCAGGGTGATGAAGTACAAAGAGGCTTAATGGGTAATATTGTCTTAGGGCTACCTCTGGCGCCAACGGCATTCCGTACACTATGGGCAGATAAGGAGAGATTCTATTATAGCTACTTGAGACGATTTAACGGGAAATTCCTGGATACTGGAGACGCAGGGTGGATTAATGATGAAGGCTATGTTTATGTCATGAGTCGAAACGACGATGTGCTGAACGTCAGCGCGTATCGACTATCAACTG GGTCCATAGAACAAGCCATCTCATCGCACCCACTTGTCGCAGAATGCTGTGTGGTCGGTGTTCCTGACGAACTCAAGGGCCAGCTCCCATTCGCATTCATTACCCTTTCCACGGCGAGCCATCCCGAGTCCGCAATACCAGATGCCAAGATTTCACTTGAGATCCAGTCGCTTGTGCGTAGGCAAGTCGGTGCATTTGCGTCGCTAGGGGGGATTATCCAAGGGAAGGGCATGATTCCCAAGACACGATCTGGGAAGACGTTGCGACGAGTACTCCGAGAACTGGTTGAGAATGCAGTTTACGGAGAATTTGCCAAGGCGGTTGTAGTGCCTGGTACAGTGGAGGACGCGGTCGCGGTGGACGTGGCCCGATTCAAGATCAAGGAGTATTTCGAGAAGAGCGGCAGCAAGCACAAGCCGATCGAGTCAAGGGAAACGAGAAGGACGTCGTAA